In the Aneurinibacillus soli genome, one interval contains:
- a CDS encoding amidase domain-containing protein, with protein sequence MTQWQKTLVQYLACRAKLLVADSDEITDIMQTEQGSLPVVEACSRLRRRLQEHDMQPVRGRLDVLELGVERLAAREITVRVKVREWHMYAWEERTGEQEKVRDARITLICQEDGSWGVAADEVVRVLPSREIEELPVAWTSEEEERAVAEKPSQTYVYDRIAAVRYAELWWNSYNPAYRHFDDDCTNYISQCLHAGGIPMKSTGNRATGWWYRGGNSPGAVWSYSWAVANSFRWMLERGNPIYTEKKESPYELTIGDIICYDFEGDGRWNHSTIIVAKDFFGSPLVNAHTVNSRLRYWDYTDSTAYTKDIKYSFYHIL encoded by the coding sequence ATGACACAATGGCAAAAAACGCTCGTACAGTACTTAGCATGTCGGGCGAAGCTTCTGGTGGCGGATAGTGATGAGATTACAGACATTATGCAAACAGAACAGGGTTCTCTGCCAGTAGTGGAAGCTTGTAGCCGCCTGCGCAGACGACTACAGGAGCACGATATGCAGCCGGTACGCGGCAGACTCGATGTGCTCGAACTGGGCGTGGAGCGGCTGGCAGCCCGGGAGATCACCGTTCGAGTGAAAGTGAGAGAGTGGCATATGTACGCCTGGGAAGAACGAACGGGAGAGCAGGAGAAAGTACGTGACGCTCGTATTACGCTTATTTGTCAGGAGGATGGAAGCTGGGGTGTCGCAGCCGATGAGGTCGTGCGAGTGCTCCCATCCCGAGAAATAGAAGAATTACCTGTAGCGTGGACAAGTGAGGAAGAGGAGCGGGCAGTAGCCGAAAAGCCGTCGCAGACGTATGTGTACGACCGGATTGCGGCGGTGCGGTATGCGGAGCTATGGTGGAACAGCTACAATCCGGCGTATCGTCATTTTGACGATGATTGTACCAACTATATCTCGCAGTGTTTGCACGCAGGCGGCATTCCCATGAAGAGTACGGGAAACCGCGCAACGGGCTGGTGGTACCGAGGTGGCAATAGCCCAGGTGCTGTGTGGAGCTATAGTTGGGCCGTGGCAAATAGCTTCCGCTGGATGCTTGAGCGCGGCAATCCGATTTATACTGAGAAAAAAGAGTCACCGTATGAGCTTACAATTGGCGATATTATTTGCTACGATTTTGAAGGCGATGGACGGTGGAATCATTCGACCATTATTGTCGCAAAAGATTTCTTTGGTAGCCCGCTTGTTAATGCGCACACTGTAAATAGCCGCCTGCGATACTGGGATTATACAGACTCAACAGCGTACACTAAGGATATCAAATATTCGTTCTATCATATTTTGTAG
- a CDS encoding methylated-DNA--[protein]-cysteine S-methyltransferase, whose product MKPEMYYTVYHSPLGPITLAATQKGLCLVEFGEGDSVMLSLKRWAKKWLRTESVLHAPELFVDVTLQLDEYFAGVRREFDIPLDVYGTAFQKIVWEQLRRIPYGETRSYKDIALSINAAKAVRAIGGANNKNPLSIFIPCHRVIGSNGALVGYGGGLDIKESLLRLEGILEKTEVGMA is encoded by the coding sequence GTGAAGCCGGAAATGTACTATACCGTGTATCACAGCCCCCTCGGTCCGATTACGCTGGCAGCGACACAGAAAGGTCTATGTCTGGTGGAATTCGGGGAGGGAGATTCTGTCATGCTTTCGTTGAAGCGCTGGGCGAAGAAGTGGCTGCGAACGGAAAGCGTGTTACATGCCCCGGAGCTATTCGTAGATGTAACCCTGCAGCTGGACGAATATTTTGCGGGAGTGCGTCGTGAATTTGATATTCCACTTGATGTGTATGGCACAGCATTCCAGAAGATCGTCTGGGAACAGTTGCGCCGGATTCCATATGGAGAGACGCGTTCATATAAAGATATCGCACTTTCGATTAATGCTGCGAAAGCAGTGCGGGCGATCGGTGGAGCAAACAATAAGAATCCATTGTCTATTTTTATTCCTTGCCATCGGGTTATCGGTTCAAATGGTGCGCTCGTCGGATATGGCGGCGGCCTGGATATAAAAGAGAGCTTGCTGCGGTTGGAAGGCATCCTGGAAAAAACAGAAGTTGGCATGGCATAG
- the queG gene encoding tRNA epoxyqueuosine(34) reductase QueG — MNIEQLKQEVIAYAYSIGIDKIGFAAADPFLTLKERLYTHRERGYESGFEEKDIEKRVYPERTMEGARSIISIALAYPSRMEAPPKSEPGTYRGVLARVAWGEDYHNVLRDRLQKLEGFLQARVPDVQTVTMVDTGVLSDRAVAARAGLGWVGKNTSLITHEFGSWVYLGEMLTNVPFPPDTPIEDECGDCTLCIDSCPTSAIVQGGQLDSTRCVAFLTQVKDYIPDEFRTAVGNRLYGCDTCQQVCPKNRKKHVNLHPEFVPDNEAAKPLLKPLLSIGKKEFTARFGRSSAAWRGKKPIQRNAILALAHFKDTTAIPELIQLLRKDERPAIRGTAAWALGRIGGEDARVALEMAKNSERDNLAYSEIEKALSKLENVE; from the coding sequence ATGAACATAGAGCAGCTTAAGCAAGAAGTGATTGCATATGCGTACAGCATTGGCATTGATAAGATCGGGTTTGCAGCCGCAGACCCGTTTTTGACGTTAAAAGAGCGATTATATACGCATAGGGAACGTGGGTATGAGTCAGGCTTTGAAGAGAAAGACATTGAGAAGCGAGTGTATCCTGAGCGTACAATGGAAGGAGCGCGTTCGATTATTTCGATTGCGCTTGCCTATCCGTCGCGCATGGAAGCACCACCAAAATCAGAGCCGGGTACGTATCGCGGTGTGCTGGCGCGGGTTGCCTGGGGAGAAGATTATCACAATGTGTTGCGTGACCGCCTGCAGAAGCTTGAGGGATTTCTGCAGGCGCGTGTGCCGGATGTGCAGACGGTGACTATGGTCGATACAGGAGTGTTGTCTGATCGGGCCGTAGCTGCGCGTGCTGGACTTGGCTGGGTCGGGAAAAATACGTCTCTTATTACCCATGAATTCGGTTCATGGGTGTATTTAGGCGAGATGTTGACGAATGTACCGTTTCCGCCAGATACACCGATTGAAGATGAGTGCGGCGACTGTACCCTTTGTATCGATTCGTGTCCAACGAGTGCGATTGTACAGGGGGGACAGCTTGATTCTACGCGCTGTGTTGCCTTTTTGACGCAAGTAAAAGACTATATTCCGGACGAATTTCGCACGGCGGTTGGTAATCGCCTGTATGGTTGTGATACGTGCCAGCAGGTGTGTCCGAAAAACCGAAAAAAACATGTCAATCTGCACCCGGAATTCGTACCGGACAACGAAGCAGCAAAACCGCTCTTAAAACCACTCCTGTCGATTGGCAAGAAAGAATTCACAGCTCGCTTCGGACGGTCATCGGCTGCCTGGCGTGGCAAAAAGCCCATCCAGCGCAATGCTATTCTCGCCCTGGCGCATTTTAAAGATACGACGGCTATTCCGGAGCTTATACAGTTGCTGCGTAAGGATGAAAGACCGGCTATTCGCGGCACTGCTGCCTGGGCACTTGGGCGAATTGGTGGAGAGGATGCACGGGTTGCACTAGAAATGGCGAAAAACAGCGAACGGGACAACTTAGCCTACTCTGAAATCGAAAAAGCGCTTTCTAAGCTAGAAAATGTCGAATAA
- the rnhA gene encoding ribonuclease HI, producing the protein MKEIIIYTDGACSGNPGPGGWGAVLLYGKHRREMSGSEDDTTNNRMELKAAVEALKALTEPCVVKLHSDSAYMVNCFKQGWHKNWVRNGWKNSKKQPVENQDLWKELLALMETHRVEYIKVKGHADNELNNRCDELATGAIQRR; encoded by the coding sequence ATGAAAGAAATTATCATTTATACAGATGGCGCTTGTTCGGGGAATCCGGGACCGGGTGGCTGGGGAGCAGTTCTTCTGTACGGCAAGCATCGTCGAGAGATGTCGGGCAGTGAAGATGATACGACGAATAATCGGATGGAGCTGAAAGCGGCGGTTGAGGCGCTGAAAGCTTTGACGGAGCCGTGTGTTGTGAAGCTGCATAGTGACAGCGCGTATATGGTCAATTGTTTCAAACAAGGATGGCATAAAAATTGGGTGCGTAACGGATGGAAAAATAGCAAGAAACAGCCTGTGGAGAATCAGGACTTATGGAAAGAACTGCTGGCGCTCATGGAGACACACCGTGTTGAGTATATCAAAGTGAAAGGTCACGCGGATAATGAATTAAACAACCGCTGTGATGAACTGGCGACCGGAGCGATTCAGCGCCGTTAG
- a CDS encoding MFS transporter: MNRFFVLLILVLVAGASQGLILPLLSLLLEKQGIAASVNSLSAAALYVGALLAVFFVEKPLVRYGYKPLLVVGLVMVVSSTFLFAVIGYSFIIWLVLRFLVGVGDSILHYATQTWIADQSPENKRGRYMSLYGLMYSLGFSIGPLGINLLAYGTWVPFIVMGSLFGMTGLLLYTIRNERPPARKGGSSSKTYGRVYVLVWLPLLAPFLYGLMEAALNVSFPIYAAELHISDGWISLILPSFVLGSLLLQVPLGMLSDRFGPQLILRVCAVLGGLVFFIVPFVGDHVYGLMILFALAGTFVGSFFGLGLAYVAMLLPRTLLASGNVLASLHFDSGSLVGPGLGGLAMEAFGGASLFYMLGSFLILFALAGVFFRHRAF; this comes from the coding sequence ATGAATCGATTTTTTGTATTACTTATTCTTGTACTGGTAGCAGGGGCGAGTCAGGGGTTGATTTTGCCTTTGCTGTCATTGTTGTTAGAAAAACAGGGGATTGCTGCTTCTGTAAACAGTTTGAGTGCGGCCGCGCTTTATGTCGGTGCGCTACTCGCTGTTTTTTTTGTGGAAAAGCCGCTTGTTCGCTATGGATATAAACCGCTTCTTGTTGTTGGTCTGGTTATGGTCGTTAGCAGTACGTTTTTGTTTGCCGTTATTGGATATTCTTTTATCATCTGGCTCGTGCTGCGCTTTCTTGTCGGAGTCGGAGATAGCATTTTGCATTATGCGACTCAGACGTGGATTGCGGATCAAAGTCCGGAAAATAAACGTGGGCGGTATATGTCATTGTATGGTTTGATGTATAGTCTCGGGTTTAGTATCGGGCCATTGGGCATTAACTTACTGGCGTATGGAACCTGGGTTCCGTTTATCGTAATGGGCAGCTTGTTTGGTATGACAGGCCTTTTGTTGTATACGATTCGCAATGAACGGCCACCTGCTAGGAAAGGAGGAAGTTCCTCGAAGACATATGGGCGTGTGTATGTGCTGGTTTGGTTACCGCTGCTTGCGCCATTTTTGTATGGTTTAATGGAAGCCGCACTCAATGTTAGCTTCCCGATTTATGCGGCGGAGCTGCACATCTCAGATGGCTGGATTTCTTTGATTTTACCATCATTTGTGCTGGGGAGTCTGCTGCTTCAAGTGCCGCTTGGTATGTTAAGTGATCGATTCGGACCGCAACTCATTTTGCGTGTATGTGCGGTACTCGGTGGTCTTGTCTTTTTTATTGTTCCGTTTGTTGGCGATCATGTGTATGGCTTGATGATTTTGTTTGCACTGGCCGGGACATTCGTTGGCTCGTTTTTTGGATTGGGACTTGCCTATGTGGCGATGTTATTGCCGCGCACCTTGCTTGCATCCGGTAACGTGCTGGCTTCCCTGCATTTTGATAGCGGCAGTCTGGTTGGTCCAGGACTTGGAGGATTGGCGATGGAAGCGTTCGGTGGAGCGTCCCTGTTCTATATGCTTGGGAGCTTCTTGATCTTATTTGCACTGGCTGGAGTGTTTTTCCGGCATCGGGCTTTTTGA